The genomic segment AGTCCACAATCTTTAAAGCTGGTCAAAcctgttaaagaaaaaaatgtacataacAAACACACGTGACAGTTCAGGGGTACACTCCATGATATCCAACAGTGTTACCAAATCCTCCTCAGTATTTATCGTACCCTGTTTTGAAGCCATTACAGGTGTGTTGTAAATATCAGTACGTTTAGTTATTGTGTACAGTGCATTATTATAGTATACATAAGAACACCAGAATCAAATTTAGAAGTTTATGGTGTCTTGGAAGTGCTTAGTGAGTTGACAGTCTGCTGTCTGAAGCACTGGAGTCATCCAATTACAGGTCCAAAAGTAGTCAGCCGTTAGACAGACACTTCTTAAGAGAGACTACGCAAATGATTCCAAATTTAGGGCAGAAAGCCACCAAGTTTGAAAGCCTGACAACAGGAGCcataattttaacatttacaaaGATTCAAGATAGAACCAAGTTGGCGAACTATGaccagcttttctttctctcatgtTGCCATCACAGAAAATTCAGATAAATCTAACAATCAAGGAGAATAAAATGTGCTTAGTTTACTTACTGTTCAAGTCCAACCCCAACGACTATGCAACTATGAAAATTTCTTGCCAAGGCAAGTCGGGGAATGTAGGCAGGTGTCCATTTCATGCCAACATGTTGTGGTAATACCTGAACAGGTATTAGCTTTGTTACTTGGGGAGGGGTCAGAGTGGGCTGCAAGGACAGTTCAAACTGCTGTGTATGAGAAGGGTTTGAGACAAGAGCTCCTCAttgaagggagggaggggaagagtCTGAGTTACTCTTAAATCAGAATATGAGCAAGATTTTGAAATCAGAGCTGGTTTGAAAACCATTGAGTATTATAAAGAGCAATACCCAAATACATATTATGGAAACTTTACATGACTGACAAATCTCAAATTGTGTAAAGGACATTaaagcaatgttttgttttgtttttatattctaAAGGCTTCCGTTACAGGAAGGTCAAGATAAAACTGAAAGATGTGATGCCTGAATAACAGTCAGAGGAAATCAATTGACAAGTTGCCCAGAGAGAAAGCAGTATACAGTTGATTGGTTCTGGAAACCTGTAATGTTTACAAGGTTGACCCATCAAAAAGTCACCACAGCAGTCTGTAGGTAACACTCAGGGAGTTTTCCAATCCAGACAGAAGCTACAGAGGATGCTGAGAGCTGcttttttattccattatcATTTTAGTATTATTTGcataaaacattaattaaaaagtcAATATAAAAGCTTATTAGATTATATTACCAATAATATTGACCAGATCTCCTGTGGTGTAACCAGCAACTCAAAACTGCCAGAAACATCAATGTTTGCAGAGCAACAGAAAGTGGGAAAGGAGCAGCAATGACTGGCTGTTAACTCTGGTGAGAGTCAAGTTTTAggattaaaacaaaagcaatagaTGGAGGTCACTTGTCAACAATGTGTGCTCCAGGAGATACAGACAtaactataaataaatattgctcTCAAAGCTACTGTACATGACAAAGACTCTGAAAGCTCTAGTCAGTAAAGTACTTCTTATTTAGGTTTagactttttattcttttttttttttttttatacaacatTGGCtgttttttctgacttttcatATTACACAAGTGTCTAAAAAAACCTGGAGTAAAAATCATTTGTCACTTTGACCCTGTCTGAGGGGGTGACTGACATTTTCATCCACACAACTGTCAGACTTTAGTTTCTGGTGGTTATTATGCTTCCAAAACTGACCACCAAACATGATGACAAGTCCAACTGAGCCCCTTGTCAACACTGGAAAAGGCAAATCGTGTGACTACAGTATGTAAATTCGATCCAGATGATTTAATGGTAGTTTCTACAGCGAAGACTTCATCCTGTGTTCCTTTAACACATCTACTCTGTAGATCAGTCCACAACTGAAAATGACTACGTTTACATGCAGTTTGTAATGGATGAACTGCCAAACTCAAAGAAAAGGCATTTTCCATGAGAGCCAATGAGAAAAACCTTAATCACTTAACGGCAGCTCTTATGTACAGGTGCTGTCTTTAATACCAATGTCACGGCCAAAAGTGACTCTGAATGCCATAATAACCAAAGAGAAATACAACTTGTGTCATCAGAAGCCTGATAAACGTGGGATGTTTTGAGAAACAACTAAAACAATCAGTCAGCTGAAACTGTCAGGacagtttgtattttgtttttgtgatccTTCAATATTCCAGACTGCATGTAAACATAGTCAATATTCCCAGGCTGGGAACATGCACACAAGAACACACTATTGtggactgtgtgtctgtgacgaGGCCAAAGCCCGTCCACACGAtaaccaacaaccacacactaACCAAAGCTGTCTTAAAGGCTCTATGTGTAGTATTTCTGCTTTCCTGAAGCACTGCTGTAAAAGCAGTTATTTATGAAACATGGGAAACGATTTGTGTCAGCTTCTACCaagtgaaaaacatgaaataaaggCAACCTGGTTTTCAGACATCTTAGACATCCCAACGCCCCAACTCAGCTACGGTTAATCTAATGGGAAGAAgctgatgaagaagatgagatGGAGCATTTGCAGTGAGGATCCTGAGCAGGAACACCCGTTagtggttggtttgtttttttaaatatagtgTTAAATGCATTACTGAACGACAACATCAGGACTGTGGCAGAGACAACACATAGACCCTTTAAGACCTAAAGTTGTATTTCAGGCCATTGCTTTGCTTTTAGAACGTAGGTTTGAACTTTTAGGAATAAATGTTAAAGGTTTGTCCTGATGGAACCAACTTCTCTTTATTATAATACATGCTTTGACTGCAAATGTATGGCACAAAACACAGCCATAGAAAGTTGAGAAAAATGTTACAATTATCACTTCACGACGACTCACAGAGCATAATACATCTAGAAAAGAAAATTGTACATGGGTCAAAAGGAACTAACGGGTCACTTGTGGGTGATGACCTACCTTTCCATACTACtgacaatacaaaataaaaaaggaaaattgacTTTGTCATAAAATGAGTAAATTGTCAAGCTAAAAATGTAGCAACAATTTAAACTTAAATACAAGAAATACGactcagcatgtttgtttgGAAGAAACTATACAAAGTTTGCTGCTAGAAGCATCAAAGAGCAGCGTTTAAAAACGGGGTTTCTTAGAAGGACCATCAAACTCTTCACGGACCCTCCCGTACCCAGGGTTACCAGGACCCATCCCCCTAGGACCCCCCTGGGCAAAGCGCTCGTTGCGCTGTGGGGGCCATTTTGCCCGGAGGTGGATAGAGAGGTGAGGGAATACGGTCAGTGCACAAGCACACAGTTCATGTCCATGTGGAGGTGTGCAAAAGGTATGGCAATAGTGGGtggtttgttttatattgtgaGCAGATTAACAACACAACCAGCAGGAGACACATCCGAAGAAACCGTTCGTTCCAATATGAAGGTCCACAGGTGCCACAGGTTACATAcggaaaaggaagagagggtAATGCTTTCGTTAGTCAGTGCCTACCTAATATGGTCTCTCCAGTGCATGCCAAGACTTAAGCCTTTATGGGTTATCAAGTCCAGCATTTCATAAATGCTGATCATATTTACTTCatctaaataattaataaatgtggCAACAAATAATTGGCTAGATGTATGGAGAAGATATTTttctatatataaatacatcaaTTATAGATAAATAATAAGGTGTGCTCATGCTTCCTGAGGATATAAATGCTAAGAAACTCTGTGCCACCATAGAAAATTCTAAACAGTGAGCTGCCTGAACAGAAATGGCACTGCACTGAAATACAAGTCTGAGCAGATTCTGAAGTACAGAATCTTTACCAACTAAATAAATCTGTAGCTTATTGGCACTTAATGTCACTATTGCACAAGATATTCAGCTCCACAAAACACATGGCAATTTATAAATCAATAACAAGCCAGTTCAGGCAAGTTCTATCAGACTATTATAGACTGAGAGGAAGTGAATGACCAAGAAGCCAAAGAGTGGAAGAAGACTTTGTTGAGATCAATGCGGGAACAAAAACCAGCATGTAACGTGGTTCGACAGTAGAATATGAATGTCTTGAACTGGACGGAGCCAACAGTTATCTGCTTCACTGCCGCCTTCATTTAATGAGCTAAAATTGCAGTGCGTCATAGTTCATGGAACTTAAAGGCTTATGTATCTGTTGTACTGCCGCCATCAACACTGCTGATGAGCTTTAGACTGAAAACCAAGGCAAAATACAGAATTTTCTATGATCAGTCTAAAAGACAAATTATAGTTCATATCCAGAGCAACAGTTATGAATTAAGCCATCAAATATTGTGAACAGCGTCCGATACGTCAGAAGCTCCACGTATATAAGCACACTGTCTTTCAAATACCAAGCCTGGATCAAAAAGTTGCAGCATGTACACGCTTTTCTCTACAGAACAATAGTTATTCTGGAAAGGATTTCATCAAGGCTTCACACAATTACTGACAACTGtaactacaaaataaaatctaacatGTGTACTACAACTCGGCCAGAAGCACAGATCTTATGTTTGTTCCACTCTTCACCAGTATCATTCTAAACACAACAAGCCCCGTCAATAATGCCTGCTGTAATCTGCAATTTGGACTTTTCCTTGAATCTTTATTGCCCTGTCCCATCAGCCCGCACTAAAAGCTCAATAAATGCTCAGTTACTACAAATAgaggttaataaaaaaaaaaaaaaaaaagtcaagattGCTGGACCATAAATTGATCTGTACTCCTACTTTAGTACTCTCATTGGCTTGTAACAAAGATTTTAATCTGAATTTCCCCAATGCcacccaaaacacacagtcagttcATAACTTAATTACTTCTCTCAACAGACGTTGCACATAACTGCTACCACAGtatgaaaatgttgaattaaaacTAAAAGAGGAAACTGTCATCagctaacaaaacaaaaaaataaagaccattaaaaaaataaaaataaaaaacacagttggATGCCAAGAAAAAACTGCCTGTCCAGCTCACATGAGACAGGGCTTGCAATGTCAGTCCACTTCACAAACAGTGTGTTAAGAGAAGAGCCACTGAAATCTGTCTACAGCTGCCAGAAAGCACACTGAAGAGCAATTTCTTTTGATTTAGTGCAGGCTGATGGTTTAATAGCGACTACCCAAACAACACTCGGGTGGCGATAACTGAGGGAGCTAAGCTTGCCACTGAAGGAAACCCTATGAAGCAGGAAGCGTATCTGCCACATTCAGCAACCGGTGAGCAGCTCGTAAAAAGCTCTTCATCATTCATATTCTCCCATCCTTCTCGGCCAGCTGGTGTCTACGCTTAAAAATCATCAGTGAGGCTTTCCAACACAAAGGAAAGCCGAAGTCAAACTACATTAACTACTGATCTTCCCAAAAGTGGGATACATTACCATTTCGTTGCCCATCAAGCCTCCGGAGGATGGCCCCATTCCTTGCTGTCCCTCAAAGCCCATTCCACCCATGGGGAACTTCTGGTTGGCTGCACCAAAGGGCATATCTACCAGAAAGAATGTGACATTAGTAACTCAGCTATTCATACagcacttaaaataaaaactcccaCTGAAGCCTGTTGAAGGCATAACTGAAATTGGACAATTTAATTAGGATTGCATGCTAAAATATGGTGCAAATTCAAATGcaacctgaaagacaaacactaACTCTAACCTATGCATTACCTATGAGATCTcaataaaactcaaaaacagagagagagggaaaaggaaaacttACCACCCATGCCCAAAGCTCCACCAGCACCCATTCTCatttctctgtccctctgtaATTAAAAGCCATAAGAGAATTAACATTAACAACTAACCAGACAAATGCAGATACGTATTTCATTGTATGATACAAACGCTTCGTCTTCTGAAGTAAAGTTTAACGTACATCCATGAAATTGCCCATCCTGTAGTTCTCCTCACGCTGACGGCGCATCTGTTCTTCCATCTCCCTCTTACGAAGCATCTCCTCTTCACGCCTGcgtctctcttcctcttgtctatgtaacaaaatatatattagGGCCACGCAGTTAATAACTGCAACAGAACAGAATGTGAACCAATAAATACCTGATCtgcatttccttcctcttttgcATCTCCTGACTATGCAACTCCTCCATGCGGCGCAGTTCTTCCTGCCGCCTCAGCAGATCTGCAACAATAAATCAAACCAAGTGATTACTAACAGTCCCCCAAATTCTATTGGTGTTACTGcattttacatttccttttttaaccTGACTACATTATCACTACACTTACCTTGTCTGAGGAGATTGGCTTGGTGCTCATGATAGGcatcctccatctcactctcaAGCTTCTCACGGGCCTCACGCATGTTCTTCTccacctgctgcctctgctgcttctccattTCATCGAGGGACTTCCACCGCTTGGAGTACTCAAATTCAAAAGTACCTGGACGGGCAAAGCGGGGAGGTTCTTCACGCTCTCTGTACAAACAAGACACATTAGTGTTATTACCTGCAGAAATCTGGACGGTTTTCACAGTCACACCTGTATGGCTCAGACAGATGAACTTAATAATCGTCATGTTAACAAATGCTATAACCCAATGCTCTGTGATGGAATGGGTGCAAGAAGTGCTTTTCAGCACACTGGAAAACAAATGTCTGAGCTGTCCCCCTTAACCATGATTCTACCCCATGTCCCCAAGTCATAATCAACATCTGCCACCCCATACAGAATATTGATCTGGGACAGCTGTAATCCATAAACCacaccaccctcctcctcccccaacCCTTATGTCACGCCTTCTGCTCCATTCCAAAAAGGACTTGGCCTTTTGAATTGTAGTGTTGAAATACatacaaattcaacaaaaaggAGAGCAAACATGTTGCAAGAACAAGGCAGTAACATGCTTACGCTTGATATCTGGGGTTCTTCTGTGCCAATTTCTCTGGAAGACCATCTTCGTCATCAAACTGCTCCAGAGGCTCAACAACGACAGGCCGGGGTGACCTGAAGCAACCAAAAAGACATAAGAAAGGGTCTGTAACATCTTGTAAAGTAACATTTTGGAGTGTCAACAACAGTGCAAAGACAGGCTTTAGGAAAACTAACTTTACTTACGTGGTGAGTAGGAAGACGCCCTCATTGCATCTTTCAAGCACCTTTCTGGCTGCTGGTTTGGAGGCAAACTCAACAATGCCCCTGCCTGTTGAGCGCCCGCGATCGTCCACAATGACAATGGCCCTCTCGACCATCCCAAACTGTGAGAAAGCTTCTTCCAGGAGCTCATTTGAAACGACCGGCGACAGATTCTTCACAGACAGCGCAGCAGAGTGTGTGGCAAACCGAACACGAAGAGGTCTGCCTTTCATTGGTGTGTCATCCAGCTCTGCTTTTGCTATCTCCGCAAGCGCACGGGACTCCTGCAAGAAAAATGGATCGGCATCATAACCCGAATTCCAACACAATCAGATCAGACAACCCTCAGTATATTTAGGAGCAGGGTCTCTCACCAATCGGATGAATCCAAAGCCTTTGCCTTTGTTGATGAAGACCTCACTGGGCTCTCCATATTTTGCAAATATCTTCTTGAATTGATCCTCTGTAATGTCGCTGGGCAGGTTACCGATGAACAGACGGCACCGCTGTGTGTATGTCTTCTCTCCGGGCTTCAACAGCATCGACAGCGTCGCCTTAAAGCCCTCCTGgatgaaaacagacaataacGTAACTGACCGTGTCTGTGGCAAAACACATATCAAAATAAAGATCAGCATGGAAATGGTGTACGAGAAATCAGCACATTCACTGCTAGGCATAAATGTATGGACCAGTTTATTCTTTGCCTGCTAGTTATATTCAAAATGGATAAACACGTCTTACATAAGCTAACACCGCCCATCCCCCACAACGGCCTGAGCtcagacaaacagcaaacatgACCTACATTTCCAGAAATTCATTTCCAGCCAATAATAACACACAGACGAGTAATCTTAGGAAAGCCGACGTAAAGTAAAAGCTGCCTGGATGTCAAATTCAAGTTTTAACTCAACAGAATTAGCTTTTTTGACAAGATGGCGGACTGGAAAGGCCACTCGACTGTGGTGCGTGCGATATTCATCGCAGCGGGTGCCGCCGTCAGTTTGAACGGATACCGGAGCTACAGCTCCATTACGAAGGAGCGGGGTTGGACGAAGCTCCGCTCACCCAGGCTGGGCGGTGTCTTAAAACAAGCGCACCCTCCGTCACGTCGCTTGAGCTAACAGTAGCTAACAACAATGGCCGTCGAGGCCTTACAAAGAGCACCGACCTGCGGCTGTCCCTCGGCCGACTCCGCTCCGCCGCCGATTATGGCCTTTTTGTCCCCCTCATCTTTGACCTTGTTGGCCGGAGGTCCAGTCCTCTGGCCGTGCTGGGGCCCTGTCCTCTGGCCTGGTGGGGGGCCCGCCTTGGGGCTCTGCAGCGGGCCGCCCTTCGGGCCCTGCTGTGGCCCGGGCTTCGGGCTCGGATGTGGCGGctgcttttgctgctgctgtccgTTGGCGTTGCCCATCGGAGACTTCATCTGCTGGCTCTGGTTGTGGTTCTTATTTGGCTGATTCGGAGGAGGGGAGGTCAGGTTAGGTTTCGGTGACGGGGACGGAGACTGGATCTTCGGCTGGGGCGCAGGGGTGACCGGTTTCCGCTGCTCCTGCTGCGGCTGCACcggtttctgctgctgctgctgctgcatcggGCCCTTCATGGTGAGAGCCGGGCCCGGACTCGGCGGGGGGATGATGGGCATCGACTGGTTCGGCTGCGGCTTTTGGGGGGTTGTCTGTCCGTGATTTTGGGGTTTGTTGAAGTTATTATTCGGTCCCCTCCGGTTCTGGTTCTGATTTG from the Echeneis naucrates chromosome 11, fEcheNa1.1, whole genome shotgun sequence genome contains:
- the sfpq gene encoding splicing factor, proline- and glutamine-rich codes for the protein MSRFNNNRGGLGMNHFQQRRGGGGPMRGGVMGNQNFRNHPFPNQNQNRRGPNNNFNKPQNHGQTTPQKPQPNQSMPIIPPPSPGPALTMKGPMQQQQQQKPVQPQQEQRKPVTPAPQPKIQSPSPSPKPNLTSPPPNQPNKNHNQSQQMKSPMGNANGQQQQKQPPHPSPKPGPQQGPKGGPLQSPKAGPPPGQRTGPQHGQRTGPPANKVKDEGDKKAIIGGGAESAEGQPQEGFKATLSMLLKPGEKTYTQRCRLFIGNLPSDITEDQFKKIFAKYGEPSEVFINKGKGFGFIRLESRALAEIAKAELDDTPMKGRPLRVRFATHSAALSVKNLSPVVSNELLEEAFSQFGMVERAIVIVDDRGRSTGRGIVEFASKPAARKVLERCNEGVFLLTTSPRPVVVEPLEQFDDEDGLPEKLAQKNPRYQAEREEPPRFARPGTFEFEYSKRWKSLDEMEKQQRQQVEKNMREAREKLESEMEDAYHEHQANLLRQDLLRRQEELRRMEELHSQEMQKRKEMQIRQEEERRRREEEMLRKREMEEQMRRQREENYRMGNFMDRDREMRMGAGGALGMGDMPFGAANQKFPMGGMGFEGQQGMGPSSGGLMGNEMRNERFAQGGPRGMGPGNPGYGRVREEFDGPSKKPRF